Below is a genomic region from Neorhizobium galegae.
CATTCGAGACGCCGAAAATCGCGCCGCAAGGGAACTTGCTGAGTTCATCCGCGCCGAGATCGCGATTGCGCTTTCGCGCGAACCTCAGCCGCAGACGGTATGGCAGAAGTAAAATCCCACGAATTCGATCGGTTTGCCGAGAAGAGTGCGGAAATCTACAAGATTTTTGTAATCTACGGCCCGGATCGTGGCCTGGTTTCCGAACGTGCGGCACTGATCGCGGGCAAGACGGGCATCTCCCAGGATGATCCGTTTGCGATGCTCAAGCTCGACGTTTCGGACCTGCAGGGCGACCCGGGGCGGCTTCTCGATGAAGTGAATTCAATGGGCCTTTTCGGCGGCTCGAAGCTCGTCTGGCTGCGTGGCGCTGCCAACGAAAAACCGCTTCTGGACGCGATGCAGATTTTGGCTGACGGCCCGGCTCCAGCCAACATCCTGATCGTCGAGGCCGGCGACCTCAAGAAAGGGAGCGGGCTGCGCAAGATCGCTGAACCCTCCCGATCCATCGCTGTCGTTCCCTGCTACGCGGACGATATCAAGGCTTTGAACAGCCTCATCGATTCGGAATTGGGGAGCGAAGGCCTCAGGATCAGCCCTAACGCCCGCCAGAGGCTCCTGGAACTGCTTGGAGGAGACCGCGTGGCCTCCCGGAACGAGATCCGTAAGCTCGCGCTATACTGCCGTGGCACAGGTATGGTCGAAGAGGCGCAGATCGATGAAATCATCGGCGACGCGAGCGCAGTTTCAGCCGATGAAGCCGTCGATGCAATCCTTGGCGGCGATTTGCCCGCTCTGCATCGCGCCATCCAAAAGATCGTCTCGTCGAAGACACCGGTTTTTCTCGTCCTGCAATCCTGCCTGAAACAATTCCAGCTGCTGGATCTGATGAAGGCGGAGATGGAGGAGAAGAAGCTCCAGACCGCCCAGGTCATGATGACGCTCGGCAGGCATATTCACTTCAAGCGGAAGCCGATCGTGGAAAAAGCGCTGAGAACCTGGAGTTCGTCGGCGCTTGCTCGTGAAACGGAGAGATTGCAGGCAGCAATTCTGATGTC
It encodes:
- the holA gene encoding DNA polymerase III subunit delta — translated: MAEVKSHEFDRFAEKSAEIYKIFVIYGPDRGLVSERAALIAGKTGISQDDPFAMLKLDVSDLQGDPGRLLDEVNSMGLFGGSKLVWLRGAANEKPLLDAMQILADGPAPANILIVEAGDLKKGSGLRKIAEPSRSIAVVPCYADDIKALNSLIDSELGSEGLRISPNARQRLLELLGGDRVASRNEIRKLALYCRGTGMVEEAQIDEIIGDASAVSADEAVDAILGGDLPALHRAIQKIVSSKTPVFLVLQSCLKQFQLLDLMKAEMEEKKLQTAQVMMTLGRHIHFKRKPIVEKALRTWSSSALARETERLQAAILMSRQRQSLEPSIAFHTLMATAIQSSR